In Leptospirillum ferriphilum, the following proteins share a genomic window:
- a CDS encoding tetratricopeptide repeat protein, whose translation MEKELSSLVPQIQRSLEDREWLKAFHLASSMLEKYPSNETLRYLLLDALILGGRYDNALDRVREFLVNMPENHRLNLYLLHLLVYHKSFEEALALGKSLLKESLTSMEKRDVLLHTAFSLHGTGELRKAVRMLNELLDEDPLNTDALETLGKIYFEQGHFEEAERYFLELAEMDPAHPRVHQLLGLLYSEQGKWDEAIMEWEEAMEIAPSDEVLRELGWTLNMAGEKEAAISMLEEALDLNPLNLQARIDLGSVLMDQEKFESAIREWEIAKNQDPENKTIRLFLENAKKAVACSPNTQNLSRPGDSNGSRKRSS comes from the coding sequence ATGGAAAAAGAGCTGAGCAGTCTAGTGCCACAAATCCAACGCTCTCTTGAGGATCGCGAATGGCTCAAGGCCTTTCATCTCGCATCTTCGATGCTTGAAAAATACCCGTCCAATGAAACATTGCGATACCTCCTTCTTGATGCACTGATTCTCGGCGGCCGATATGACAATGCTCTCGACAGGGTTCGGGAATTTCTCGTGAACATGCCGGAGAACCACCGCCTGAACCTATATCTCTTACACCTCCTCGTTTACCACAAGTCGTTCGAGGAGGCTCTCGCTCTTGGGAAATCCCTGCTGAAAGAATCCTTGACCTCGATGGAAAAACGAGATGTTCTGTTGCACACAGCCTTTTCCCTCCACGGAACAGGTGAGCTCCGAAAAGCAGTTCGGATGCTTAACGAATTGCTCGACGAAGATCCGCTGAATACAGATGCCCTGGAAACCCTCGGAAAAATTTATTTTGAACAGGGGCACTTTGAAGAAGCCGAACGCTATTTTCTTGAACTGGCAGAAATGGATCCAGCTCATCCCCGTGTTCATCAGTTACTGGGTCTTCTTTATTCTGAACAAGGAAAATGGGATGAGGCTATCATGGAATGGGAAGAAGCCATGGAGATTGCACCCAGTGATGAAGTCTTGCGCGAACTGGGATGGACATTGAACATGGCCGGGGAAAAAGAAGCAGCGATTTCCATGCTGGAAGAAGCGCTCGACCTGAACCCCCTCAATCTGCAAGCCAGGATTGATCTGGGATCCGTGCTGATGGACCAGGAAAAGTTTGAAAGTGCTATTCGGGAATGGGAAATTGCCAAAAACCAGGATCCGGAGAACAAGACAATTCGCCTCTTTCTTGAAAACGCAAAAAAAGCGGTCGCCTGTTCACCAAACACTCAAAATCTCTCCAGACCTGGGGATTCAAACGGTTCTCGCAAACGGTCCAGCTAA